Proteins from a single region of Nakamurella deserti:
- a CDS encoding ABC transporter ATP-binding protein yields MTRSTVDTTKAPTPPAGPPAGGAPPGRPAGGRPGGGGPMGGMGMPVEKALNFRVSVRRLLRMLRPDLPGVVAVVVLAVISVALNVLGPKILGQATDLIFDGFISRNLPPGVTQADAVAAALAAGDPNRAQLLSSLQLTPGVGIDFPRLGGLLTLVLALFVGASLFSWLQGFILNGIIARTMYTLRSDVENKLNRMPLSYFDARTRGEVLSRVTNDIDNVSQSLQQTMSQLLNSLLTVIGVLTMMFVISPLLALIGLVTVPLSAVVTARIAKRSQPRFIAQWRTTGELNGQIEEAFTGHSLVKVFGRQREVEEQFTGKNEELFRASFGAQFVSGVIMPAMMFIGNLNYVLIAVVGGLRIASGSMTVGDVQAFIQYSRQFTQPLTQLASMANVLQSGVASAERVFELLDAEEQTPDTVNTAAPAVTRGEVRFEHVDFSYRADSPLITDLSLVAEPGQTVAIVGPTGAGKTTLVNLVMRFYEIDGGRITLDGVDVRSMSRHQLRSEIGMVLQDTWLFGGTIYDNIHYGNPRATREDVLAAAEATFVDRFVHSLPDGYETVIDDEGGNVSAGEKQLITIARAFLADPALLILDEATSSVDTRTELLVQRAMAALRSERTSFVIAHRLSTIRDADLILVMEAGAIVEQGTHDELLAAGGTYARLYRSQFAGSSAEDG; encoded by the coding sequence ATGACCCGCAGCACCGTCGACACCACCAAGGCGCCGACCCCGCCGGCCGGACCACCCGCGGGCGGTGCCCCACCCGGCCGGCCGGCAGGTGGGCGGCCCGGCGGCGGCGGGCCGATGGGCGGGATGGGAATGCCCGTGGAGAAGGCGCTCAACTTCCGCGTCTCCGTCCGCCGGCTGCTCCGGATGCTGCGGCCGGACCTGCCGGGCGTCGTCGCCGTCGTCGTGCTGGCCGTGATCAGCGTGGCGCTCAACGTGCTCGGCCCCAAGATCCTGGGTCAGGCCACCGATCTCATCTTCGACGGCTTCATCAGCCGCAACCTGCCCCCCGGGGTGACCCAGGCCGACGCGGTCGCGGCCGCCCTCGCCGCCGGCGACCCGAACCGGGCGCAGCTGCTGTCCTCGCTGCAGCTCACCCCCGGCGTCGGCATCGACTTCCCCCGGCTCGGGGGCCTGCTGACGCTGGTGCTGGCGCTGTTCGTCGGGGCGTCGCTGTTCAGCTGGCTGCAGGGCTTCATCCTCAACGGCATCATCGCGCGGACGATGTACACGCTGCGGTCGGACGTGGAGAACAAGCTCAACCGGATGCCGCTGTCCTACTTCGACGCCCGCACCCGCGGCGAGGTGCTCAGCCGGGTCACCAACGACATCGACAACGTCTCGCAGAGCCTGCAGCAGACGATGAGTCAGCTGCTGAACTCGCTGCTGACGGTGATCGGCGTGCTGACCATGATGTTCGTGATCTCGCCGCTGCTGGCGCTGATCGGCCTGGTCACGGTGCCGCTGTCGGCGGTGGTGACCGCGCGGATCGCCAAGCGCAGCCAACCGAGGTTCATCGCCCAGTGGCGCACCACCGGCGAGCTGAACGGCCAGATCGAGGAGGCCTTCACCGGTCACTCGCTGGTGAAGGTGTTCGGCCGGCAGCGGGAGGTCGAGGAGCAGTTCACCGGCAAGAACGAGGAGCTGTTCCGCGCGAGCTTCGGCGCGCAGTTCGTCAGCGGCGTCATCATGCCGGCGATGATGTTCATCGGGAACCTCAACTACGTGCTGATCGCCGTGGTCGGAGGGCTGCGCATCGCCTCCGGTTCGATGACCGTCGGCGACGTGCAGGCCTTCATCCAGTACTCCCGGCAGTTCACCCAGCCGTTGACCCAGCTGGCGTCCATGGCCAACGTGCTGCAGTCCGGTGTCGCGTCGGCCGAGCGGGTGTTCGAGCTGCTCGACGCGGAGGAGCAGACCCCCGACACGGTGAACACCGCGGCGCCGGCCGTGACCCGCGGCGAGGTGCGCTTCGAACACGTCGACTTCTCCTACCGCGCCGACTCCCCGCTGATCACCGACCTGTCGCTGGTCGCCGAGCCCGGCCAGACCGTGGCCATCGTCGGGCCGACCGGCGCCGGCAAGACCACGCTGGTCAACCTCGTCATGCGGTTCTACGAGATCGACGGCGGCCGGATCACCCTGGACGGGGTGGACGTCCGGTCGATGTCGCGCCACCAGTTGCGCTCCGAGATCGGCATGGTGCTGCAGGACACCTGGCTGTTCGGCGGCACCATCTACGACAACATCCACTACGGGAATCCGCGGGCCACCCGGGAGGACGTCCTGGCCGCCGCGGAGGCGACGTTCGTCGACCGGTTCGTGCACTCGCTGCCCGACGGCTACGAGACCGTCATCGACGACGAGGGCGGCAACGTCAGCGCCGGTGAGAAACAGCTGATCACCATCGCGCGGGCGTTCCTCGCCGATCCGGCCCTGCTGATCCTGGACGAGGCGACCAGCTCGGTCGACACCCGTACCGAGCTGCTGGTGCAGCGGGCGATGGCGGCGCTGCGGTCGGAGCGGACGAGCTTCGTGATCGCGCACCGGCTCTCGACCATCCGTGACGCCGACCTGATCCTGGTGATGGAGGCGGGCGCGATCGTCGAGCAGGGCACGCACGACGAGCTGCTCGCCGCCGGCGGCACCTACGCCCGGCTGTACCGGTCACAGTTCGCCGGGAGCTCCGCCGAGGACGGGTGA
- a CDS encoding amino acid permease yields the protein MTTSPARNGWRRTKSVEQSVRDTDEPGRKLKRTLTSWDLTVFGVAVVIGAGIFTLTARAAATVAGPAVSVAFVIAAIACGLAAVCYAEFASTVPVAGSAYTFSYATLGELVAWIIGWDLVLELALGGAVVAKGWSLYLGNLFTQFGGSLTTTVDLGGVEFDWGAVIIVAVITVLLMQGAKVSARVNLVITSIKVAVVLLVIVVGFFYFKASNLSPFVPPSRPPAEGTVAGLEQPLLQLITGGAPSSFGVFGVLSAASLVFFAFIGFDIVATAAEETKNPRRDLPRGILGSLVIVTVLYVLVTVVLTGMVPYDQLGPQLPDGTHDGSAATLATAFSAVGVGWAANVIAIGALAGLTTVVLVLLLGQSRIIFAMSRDGLLPLGMSRVSEKSGTPARITLGVGAVVAVIAGFSEISVLEEMVNVGTLFAFVLVSIGVVVLRRTRPDLERSFTVPFMPVLPILSVLACLWLMINLTAITWVRFLVWMALGVVVYYAYGRRKSLVGRRAREQDGGGPTG from the coding sequence ATGACGACCTCCCCCGCCCGCAACGGCTGGCGCCGGACCAAATCCGTCGAACAGTCCGTCCGCGACACCGACGAACCCGGCAGGAAGCTCAAGCGCACGTTGACCTCCTGGGACCTGACGGTCTTCGGTGTCGCCGTCGTCATCGGCGCCGGCATCTTCACCCTGACCGCCCGCGCGGCCGCGACGGTGGCCGGACCGGCCGTGTCGGTGGCGTTCGTGATCGCGGCGATCGCCTGCGGGCTGGCCGCGGTCTGCTACGCCGAGTTCGCCTCCACGGTGCCGGTCGCCGGGTCGGCGTACACCTTCTCCTACGCCACGCTCGGCGAGCTCGTCGCCTGGATCATCGGCTGGGACCTCGTGCTCGAGCTGGCGCTGGGCGGTGCGGTCGTGGCCAAGGGCTGGTCGCTGTACCTGGGCAACCTGTTCACCCAGTTCGGCGGGTCGCTGACCACCACGGTGGACCTGGGCGGCGTCGAGTTCGACTGGGGCGCCGTGATCATCGTCGCCGTCATCACCGTGCTGCTGATGCAGGGCGCCAAGGTGTCGGCGCGCGTGAACCTCGTCATCACCTCCATCAAGGTCGCCGTGGTCCTGCTGGTCATCGTGGTCGGCTTCTTCTACTTCAAGGCGTCGAACCTGTCGCCGTTCGTGCCGCCGAGCCGGCCGCCGGCCGAGGGCACCGTGGCGGGCCTCGAGCAGCCGCTGCTGCAGCTGATCACCGGCGGGGCGCCGTCCAGCTTCGGGGTCTTCGGGGTGCTGTCGGCGGCGTCGCTGGTCTTCTTCGCGTTCATCGGCTTCGACATCGTCGCGACCGCCGCCGAGGAGACGAAGAACCCCCGGCGGGACCTGCCGCGGGGCATCCTGGGGTCGCTGGTCATCGTCACCGTGCTCTACGTGCTGGTCACCGTCGTGCTGACCGGCATGGTCCCCTACGACCAGCTCGGGCCGCAGCTGCCGGACGGCACCCACGACGGCTCCGCCGCCACCCTGGCCACCGCGTTCAGCGCGGTCGGGGTCGGCTGGGCGGCCAACGTCATCGCCATCGGCGCGCTGGCCGGCCTCACCACGGTCGTGCTGGTGCTGCTGCTCGGCCAGAGCCGCATCATCTTCGCGATGAGCCGCGACGGGCTGCTCCCGCTGGGGATGTCCCGGGTGAGCGAGAAGTCGGGCACCCCGGCACGGATCACCCTGGGCGTCGGCGCCGTGGTCGCCGTCATCGCCGGGTTCTCCGAGATCAGCGTGCTCGAGGAGATGGTCAACGTCGGCACGTTGTTCGCCTTCGTGCTCGTGTCCATCGGCGTGGTCGTCCTGCGGCGGACCCGACCCGACCTCGAACGGTCGTTCACGGTGCCGTTCATGCCGGTGCTGCCCATCCTGTCGGTGCTCGCCTGCCTGTGGCTGATGATCAACCTGACCGCCATCACCTGGGTGCGCTTCCTGGTCTGGATGGCCCTCGGGGTCGTCGTCTATTACGCCTACGGCAGACGAAAGTCACTGGTCGGACGGCGCGCCCGGGAGCAGGATGGCGGAGGGCCGACCGGCTGA
- a CDS encoding LysR family transcriptional regulator gives MDVEPGQLRSLVAVVEQGTFTDAAIALGVSQAAVSRSVARLEAVLGVRLFRRTSREVTLTTAGTRVLPHARQLLRDLDRLVVDARAGQDRVRLGYAWSAVGRHTVEFQRRWHRAHPDVELILTRTNSPTAGMSEGQSDLAIVRSPVDARRFESVVVGLERRYGVCAADDPWARRRSLRMADFVPRRMAVDHRTGTTTTALWPTDARPTDVVGTSDIDDWLGLIAAGDVVGMTSEATVAQYPRPGIAYRVVRDAPPITVQLVWWRDEPPPAAAPLAELLSELYRTVR, from the coding sequence ATGGATGTGGAACCCGGGCAGTTGCGCAGTCTCGTCGCGGTGGTCGAGCAGGGCACTTTCACCGACGCCGCCATCGCGCTCGGGGTCTCCCAGGCCGCGGTGTCCCGGTCGGTGGCGCGGCTGGAGGCCGTCCTCGGCGTGCGGCTGTTCCGGCGGACCTCGCGCGAGGTGACCCTGACCACGGCCGGGACCCGGGTGCTGCCGCACGCCCGGCAGTTGCTCCGCGACCTCGACCGGCTCGTCGTCGACGCCCGTGCCGGGCAGGACCGGGTCCGGCTCGGGTACGCCTGGTCGGCGGTGGGCCGGCACACCGTGGAGTTCCAGCGGCGCTGGCACCGCGCCCACCCCGACGTCGAGCTGATCCTGACCCGGACGAACTCGCCGACCGCCGGGATGTCGGAGGGCCAGTCGGACCTGGCCATCGTGCGCAGCCCGGTCGACGCCCGCCGCTTCGAGTCGGTGGTGGTGGGCCTGGAGCGGCGCTACGGGGTGTGCGCGGCCGACGACCCGTGGGCGCGGCGGCGCTCGCTGCGGATGGCCGACTTCGTCCCCCGCCGGATGGCCGTCGACCACCGGACCGGGACCACCACCACCGCGCTGTGGCCCACCGACGCCCGGCCGACGGACGTCGTGGGGACGTCCGACATCGACGACTGGCTGGGGCTGATCGCCGCCGGCGACGTCGTCGGGATGACGTCGGAGGCGACGGTCGCGCAGTATCCGCGGCCCGGCATCGCCTACCGGGTGGTTCGCGACGCCCCGCCGATCACCGTCCAGCTGGTGTGGTGGCGTGACGAACCGCCCCCGGCGGCGGCGCCGTTGGCCGAGTTGTTGTCGGAGCTGTACCGGACCGTGCGCTGA
- a CDS encoding ABC transporter ATP-binding protein: MLIRLLRLFLGRYRGPLTVVVVLQLVQTVATLYLPDLNADIIDHGVAVGDTGYIWRTGAIMLGVSLIQIAAAIGAVYHGALTAMSFGRDVRLGLFRQVGSFSARELNTFGAPSLITRNTNDVTQVQMLVLMVCTMFVSTPIMCIGGIVMALRTDGPLSWLLVVSVPVLVICIGLIVVRLVPQFRIMQVKIDAINRVLREQIAGMRVVRAFVREDTETQRFADANTDVTATALKVGRLLALMFPTVMLVLNVSSVAVLWFGSFRVDSGQMQVGDLVAFLQYLMQILISVMMATFMATMIPRATVCADRIMEVLETDSSVVPPPDPVTAVTEHATVSLRGAEFAYPGAAEPVLCDVTFDARAGETTAIIGSTGSGKTTLLGLVPRLFDATGGRVLVDGVDVRRLDPDLLARLVAVVPQKPYLFSGTVATNLRYGNPAATDDELWAALRVAQAEDFVREMPDGLDTAIAQGGTNVSGGQRQRLAIARALVRRPEIYLFDDSFSALDLATDARLRAALRPWVRDAAVIVVAQRVSTIISADRIVVLEDGRVVGTGTHAELLETSPTYREIVESQMTVEASA, translated from the coding sequence GTGTTGATCCGCCTGCTGCGCCTGTTCCTCGGTCGCTACCGGGGCCCGTTGACGGTCGTCGTCGTCCTGCAACTCGTCCAGACCGTGGCCACCCTCTACCTGCCCGACCTCAACGCCGACATCATCGACCACGGGGTCGCGGTCGGCGACACGGGCTACATCTGGCGCACCGGCGCGATCATGCTGGGCGTCTCGCTCATCCAGATCGCGGCGGCCATCGGCGCCGTCTACCACGGCGCCCTGACCGCCATGAGCTTCGGCCGGGACGTCCGGCTCGGCCTCTTCCGGCAGGTCGGCTCGTTCTCGGCGCGGGAGCTCAACACCTTCGGCGCACCCTCGTTGATCACCCGCAACACCAACGACGTCACCCAGGTCCAGATGCTGGTGCTGATGGTCTGCACGATGTTCGTCTCCACCCCGATCATGTGCATCGGCGGCATCGTCATGGCGCTGCGCACCGACGGCCCGCTGTCGTGGCTGCTGGTGGTGTCGGTGCCGGTGCTGGTGATCTGCATCGGGCTCATCGTCGTGCGGCTGGTCCCGCAGTTCCGGATCATGCAGGTCAAGATCGACGCCATCAACCGGGTGCTGCGCGAGCAGATCGCCGGGATGCGCGTGGTGCGCGCCTTCGTCCGGGAGGACACCGAGACGCAGCGGTTCGCCGACGCCAACACCGACGTCACCGCTACCGCCCTGAAGGTCGGCCGGCTGCTCGCGCTGATGTTCCCCACCGTGATGCTGGTGCTCAACGTGTCCAGCGTCGCCGTGCTGTGGTTCGGGTCGTTCCGGGTGGACAGCGGTCAGATGCAGGTCGGGGACCTGGTCGCCTTCCTGCAGTACCTCATGCAGATCCTCATCTCGGTCATGATGGCGACCTTCATGGCCACGATGATCCCGCGCGCCACCGTCTGCGCCGACCGCATCATGGAGGTGCTGGAGACCGACAGCTCCGTCGTCCCGCCTCCCGACCCGGTCACCGCGGTGACGGAGCACGCGACGGTCTCCCTGCGCGGCGCCGAGTTCGCCTACCCGGGCGCGGCCGAACCGGTGCTCTGCGACGTCACCTTCGACGCCCGCGCCGGTGAGACCACCGCCATCATCGGCAGCACCGGCTCCGGCAAGACCACCCTGCTGGGGCTGGTCCCCCGGCTGTTCGACGCCACCGGCGGCCGGGTCCTCGTCGACGGCGTCGACGTCCGGCGGCTGGACCCCGACCTGCTCGCCCGGCTGGTCGCCGTCGTACCGCAGAAGCCGTACCTGTTCTCCGGCACCGTCGCGACGAACCTGCGCTACGGCAATCCCGCCGCCACCGACGACGAACTGTGGGCGGCCCTGCGGGTCGCGCAGGCCGAGGACTTCGTCCGCGAGATGCCGGACGGCCTGGACACCGCGATCGCGCAGGGCGGCACGAACGTCTCCGGCGGCCAGCGGCAGCGGCTCGCCATCGCCCGCGCCCTCGTCCGGCGGCCCGAGATCTACCTCTTCGACGACTCGTTCTCCGCGCTCGACCTGGCCACCGACGCCCGGCTGCGCGCAGCGCTGCGCCCGTGGGTGCGCGATGCGGCGGTCATCGTGGTGGCGCAACGGGTGTCGACGATCATCAGCGCCGACCGCATCGTCGTACTCGAGGACGGCCGGGTGGTCGGCACCGGCACCCACGCCGAGCTGCTCGAGACCTCGCCCACCTACCGCGAGATCGTGGAGTCGCAGATGACCGTGGAGGCGTCGGCATGA